The window TCGGCATGAACCCGGGGCTCGATCGCGTCCTCAAGCATCCCCTGTTCGTGGAGAAGGTGGGCGGCACCCTGCACATCGCGATCGGCGCGAGCTACGAGGGCTGCTTCGTCGACGACCCGCGCTCCGACAAGGGCGCCGCCCGGATCAAGAGGCTCGAGCGGTCGGGCGTACTCAACCGCTCGGCGCAGCACGTGGACATCGTCGCCGACTTCCGGCCGGGCGGCTGCGGCCGCCGGGTCCGGGTCGGGGACGTCGAGCTGAGGCCGGCCAACGGCGTATGGGTGGTCGCGGGCTGATGAGGCTGCGCTGCCGGCCCGTGGCGCAGCCGCTGGCCTCTGGGAGGGCACGATGACCGACAAGGGGAGACCGGCTCCTGCGGAGGCTCCGGGCGAAGGCCGGCGGCGGATGGACGAGATCACGCCGCCGATCATCCTGCAGGAGCTGCGCAAGGGAGTCCTCGGACAGAACATCGCCCTGCGATTCGTCTCGGTGGCGATCTACAAGCACACCACCGGCAAGGTGTCGGGGAACATCCTGCTGATCGGCAACTCGGGCACCGGCAAGACGACGATCATGAACAACATCCAGCGGATGTACCACGACGTGCCCGAGTACCGCCCGTTCCGCGCGATGACCATCATCAACGCCAACCTGCTGGTCGACGCCGAGCGGATGGAGTTTCAGCCGTCCCGCCTGTTCTCGGCGGTCGAGCAGCGGGCGCGGTCGCTGCTCGGGCCCAAGCCGGGGCCTGACGAGCTGCGCGCGACCATGGAGCGGGCGACCATCTGCATCGACGAGATCGACAAGATGTCGTCGATCGTCGCCGGCAAGCCGAACCCGATCGGGGTCGTGCTCCAGCAGGGGTTGCTCACCCTGATGGAGGGCGAGCAGGTCGCGTACCGGACCTTCGCGAACGTCGACGGTGAGGACAAGCAGGTCACGATCACCATCAACACCGAGCACATGATGTTCATCTGCGGCGGCGCCTTCGAAGGGCTCTACGACCAGGTCTACTTCCGCGTGGTGAGCCCGAGCAGCGGCGAGAAGCTGAAGTCGCAGGCGATCCAGACCGCCGACGGGCAGGTCCGGATCGAGACCCGGTTCGAGCTCGCCGACTACCTCAAGCCGGAGGACCTCTTCACCTACGGCATGGTCCCGCAGTTCATGTCGCGCTTCGACAACGTGGTGCTGCTGCGTTCCCTGGACGTGCCGATCCTCAAGGAGATCCTGCTCTGCTCGGTGGACTCGCCGTTCAACCGGTCGCGCCGGTACTTCGAGGTGATGGACATCCGGCTGGAGATCGAGGACGTGGCGGCGGCGATCATCGCCGAGGAGGCAGAGAAGAACTCCCGCACCGGCGCCCGCGCGCTGCGCACGGTGTTCGGACGGATCATCAACCGGCTCGAGTTCGATCCCTGGCAGCACGAAGGGCTGGAGGCACTGCCCGGCGGCGGCCACCGGCTGGTGATCGACCGCGAGATGGCGCGGCGGGCCGTGGCGTCCCGCAACGACAGCTGACCGTGTCCGCTAGACTGGGACGAGGGGATTTGGAGCGGGGCCCTTGACCCAGCGATGGTGGTTTCGGTTCGACCTCGATCTCAGGGACTCCCTGGGAACGCGGACCCACCCCAATGCGCTGGTCGTGCAGGAGGACCGCAACCTGGTGATGGGGCCGCAGCGGGTCCTCGACCTCGACACCGACGACGACCTCGCCGCCGCCTACCTGGCGGCGCGCGACCACCGCCCGCTGCCCCTGGGCGGGTTCGTGGTGCTGCGCGGGTGCTTGCCCGCAGCGCCCTGGACCTACCAGGCCGTGGTGCACGACTTCGAGCTGACCCCGAGCTGCCGCCCGGGCGACGTCCGGCGCAGCCTGTGCGGCGTGGTGCGCGACGCGCTGAAGCGCGGCCTCGGCTTTGCCGCCGCCGAGCCGCTCGGCCGCTGGCACGACCGCGGCCTCTCGCTGGAGGAGATGATCGAGGCCTTCCACGAGACGATCCTGGAGCTCAGCGCGTCGCTCGAAGAGTCGTTTCGGCTGACGCTCCTGCTCGAGGACCTCGATCAGGTCGAGCAGGTATCGCACCTGCTGCGGTCGCGGCTGCTGCGAAGGGCGAGCCGGAGCTTCCGCACCGTCGACGGTGACGCCGCGGTGGTCGAGGTCCGTGACGGGACGGCGAAGTACCACTTTCGCTTCGTGCCGGGAACCCTGGACGGGTACATGGTGACTCGCGCCAGGGTGGGAGCGTGACGGCAATGGCACGGCTCTACCTGGTCTACTCGGACCCGGAGCACGGCGAGCAGCGGGTCGCCCTGTCCGGTGATCGGAGCTGGCGCATCGGTGCGAGCCCGGACAACGACATCGTCATCGGGCACAACGACATCTCGCGTCACCACGCGATTCTCCGGATCCGCCAGGGCTCGTCCCACATCACCGACCTCAACAGCAAGAACGGGACCTTCGTGAACGGCCGGCGCGTCGCGTCGGCGACAGTGAGGATCGGCGACGTCATTCACCTGTCGTCGACCCGGATGGTCATCGAGGAGCAGGGCGCGGCCGATGCGGCATCGGGGAGTGCCGGCGACGACACCAGCCCACGTCGGCCGCCGGGGACCGCGGTCGATGAGACGCAGGGGTTCTCCGGCCGGGCGAGCGCCGAGGACATCGTGTCGCTGCTGGTGACCACGGCGGGGGCGGTGCGGCGAGGCGCGATCGGCGAGCCGCTGAGCTGGGCGGTGGAGCGGTTCGGGCTGAGCGCCCTGGTGGTGCTCTACCGCGACGACGACGGCAACGTGTCGATGGTGTCGAGCGCCGGCGACCTCGGCGCGCTGGTCCGCTCCAGCGAGGCCCTCGCCCGGATCGCCCGGGAGCACGGGGGAAGGCAGTCGGGAACGCGGATCAGCGAGATCAGCGAGCTCGGCGAGAAGCTGCTGGTGGCGCCGATGCAGCGCGACCACGTGCTGGTCGCGCGCTTCGAAGGCGCTCCTCCCGCGGTTGGCGACATGCGGGCCGTCATCGCGGCCGTCGAGGCGGTGCTCTGCTCGGGCAACCCGCCATGCCCGTCCGGGCTGGCGCCGGGCGACCGCCGGGACCCCGAGCTGCGCCGCTTCGGCAGCCCGCTGCACCGGATCGCTGGGCTGTCCGAGGTCGTCAACGAGTGCAAGCGCCGCGCCGCCGAGTTCGCGGGCGGCGGCCGGCCGGTGCTGCTGGCCGGCGAGCCGGGGACCGGGAAGGCCCTGGTCGCCAGGGTGATCCACGATCTCTCGAAGTGCAGCGGTGGGCCGTTCGTGACCGCGGCGGCGCTGGCGCCGGGACCGGGCGAGATCCTGGTCTTCGACTCGGACGACGGACCGTCCCGCTTCGATCAGGCGCGCGGGGGGACGCTCTACATCAGCGACCTCGGCCTGGTGCCGATCGCCGACCAGGAGCGCTTGCGGGAGCTGCTCTGGCCCGCGGGAGCCGCGTCGCTGCCGCCGCCCGCCCAGGCGCGGATCGTGGTCGGCGTCGTGGGGTCGGTCGCGGAGGGGATCGCCCGGGGCACCCTCCACGGCGAGCTGGTATCGCCGCTGCGCGCGTCCTCCCTGGAGCTGCCGCCGCTGCGCGAGCACAGCGAGGACATCCCGCTGCTGGTGACCCACTTCCAGCGCGAGGTGGGCGGGCGGCGCGGCGGTGCGGGGAGCGGCTTCACGGTCGCCGCGCTGGAAGCGCTGACCGCCTACCGGTGGCCGGGCAACGTCGGCGAGCTGCGGGCGGAGATCCTGCGCCTGATGACGCGCGCCGCGAGCGATCTCGTGGTGGAGGTGGCGGATCTGTCGCCGCGGATCCGCGAGGAGCTGGCCGCGGCTGACGCGCCGCCACCCGATCTCGGCGCGCTGGCGTCGCGGCCGCTCGCCGACGCCCGGGCCGACTTCGAGCGCTGGCGCATCCAGCGGGCGCTGGTGGACGCCGGCTGGAACCAGTCCCTCGCCGCGCAGCGGCTCGGCCTGTCGCGCGCCGGCCTGTTCAAGAAGATGCGCAAGCTCGGCCTGGCCGGCAACGAGGGCAGGGGGCCGTGACCGGCCCGCCACGCCGGATGACAGGCGATCGGAAACAACCTATATTCGAAGGGTGCGGCTGGAGGGGGCGGGCGTCCGCTGCGCCCACCGCGGGCGTAGAGGAAGGTCCGGACTCCAGACGGGCAGCATGCCGGGTAACGCCCGGCCGCGGCAACGCGAGGGAAAGTGCCACAGAGAGCAGACCGCCCTCGGATCAGGCCGGGGGTAAGGGTGAAAGGGTGCGGTAAGAGCGCACCGCCTGGCCGGCGACGGACAGGGCACGGTAAACCCCATGCGGAGCAAGGCCGAGTAGGGGGGTCGAGGGTCGCCCGTCCCCGCCGCCCGCAGCAGCGGGCGAGGCCCCCGGGTAGGCTGCTGGAGCCTCGCGGCGACGCGAGGCCAAGAGGAATGGACGCCGCCCCGCAGGGCACAGAATCCGGCCTACAGCCCCCTCCCGCCGCACCTTTCCCCCACCCGCCCAGGGGATAGGGGGTAGGGGACAGGGGATAGGGCCCCACCCGGTTCCGTTCCCGATCCCGTCCCCGTTCCCGACTGGACGTTCGCACGACCCCTCGGGAACCACTTGTGTTGACTGCACATCAGCACTCACATCCGCCGTCTTTATCGGGGCACGGGAACGGGAAGGGGAACGGGAACGAAAGGAAGGCGAATATCGCTTCGCGGCGTTGTCGCGCGGAATGCGGTATCGTTCGATCATGGCCAGCCGCTTCGTGCCGCTCGCGCCTGGTGAGCCGATCGGGGTCGTGGCCCTGTCCGGCCCGGTGGATCGCGTCAAGCTCGAGGCCGGCCTGCGCGTGCTCGAGCGCTGGGGACACCCAGTGGTGCTGGCACCCAACCTGCGGGCGAGGTCCGGGTATCTCGCGGGAGACGACAGCGCTCGGCTGGCCGGCCTGCGAGAGGTGATCGCCGAGGGGGCGAGGCTGCTGCTCGCGGCCCGCGGCGGCTACGGAGTGACCCGGCTGCTGCCGCGGCTGGATCTCGCCGAGCTCGCGGCCGCCGGGGTGCGGTTCGTCGGCTACTCGGACATCTCGGCCCTGCTCAACGCGCTGGTCGCCGCCGGCGGACCGCAGCAGGTTCACGGGCCGATGGCGGCGGCCGGGCTGGCGCGCCCCGGCAACGAGCGGCGTCTGCGCCGGCTGCTCGACGGCGAGCTGGTGGGCGAGACCCTGTTCCGCTTCGATGCGCGCCGGGTGGTCCGGCCGGGGCAGGCGGCGGGCCGCGCGGTCGGCGGCAATCTGTCGCTGCTCGAGTCGTTGATCGGGACCCCCCACGAGCCGCAGTGGGAGGGCAGCGTGCTGTTCCTGGAGGAGGTCGGAGAGCCCCTGTACCGGCTCGACCGGCTGTTGACCCACCTCCGGAGCTCTGGTAGATTGCGCGGGGTGAAAGCATTGATCTGTGGGAGCTTGCGCGGCTGCGGCCCGGTCGCCCAGCGATCCGAAAGGTGGCGGGAGATGGTGGCGGAGGCGGCCCCCGGGCAGGCCGCGGTGGTGGTCGACCTGCCGTTCGGGCACGCGGCCCGCAACCTCGCCTTTCCGATCGGGGCGCTGGTCGAGGTCGATACCGAGGTGGGCGCGATCCGGTGGAGCCGGTGATGGCCAAGTTCAAGAGCACCGCTTCGAAGCGAACTCCCCCCAAGAAGGGCAGCCACGACTCGCTCGAGCCCATGCGGACCCGCTTCCCGGGCGGGACAGTCATCTTCTCGGAGGGCGACCTCGGCCTGACCATGTACGTGATCGAGTCGGGCGAGGTGGAGATCAGGAAGCGCATCGCCGGCAGCGAGCGAGTGCTCGCCGTGCTCGGCAAGGGCGACTTCTTCGGCGAGATGTGCATGCTGGAGGACGCCTACCCGAGGTCGGCGACGGCGGTGGCGGTCACCGACGTCGAGGCGGTGATCATCGACCAGTCCGCGTTCACGTTCATCCTCCGTCACAACCCGGAGATCGCGGTTCGCATGATGCGCAAGCTGACCGACCGCCTGCGCCGGACCAACCAGCTGCTCGAGGAGGCCGGCGCCGAGAAGGTGGAGCTTGACGACTCCGGGAATGGCGATCGTGTCGAGCCGGCCTCGGACCCGAAGGCGAGGCTGGTCGAGATCTCGAGCGGCATCGTGTTCCCGCTCGCCGACCAGCCGGAGACGACCATCGGCCGGATCGACCCGGTGACCGGAATCCACCCGGAGATCGACCTGACGCCGATCGACGTCAAGCGGTCGACCTCGCGGCGCCATGCGCGCATCCGGCGCGAGTCGGACGGCGGCTTCAACGTGATCGAGGACGTCGGGACCATGAACGGCACCTTCGTCAACGGCGTGCGACTCGCCGCGGGACGGGCCTTCCCGATCAAGCCCGGGGACACCGTGACCTTCGGGACCATCCAGTGCCGGTTCGAGACCGACGACATGGTGTGACCTCGGGGCCGGGGCCCCACCGCCGGCCGCGCCCGGCCCGATCACGACGATGACGAGGCCCGATCGCACTCCGTCCCCGTTCGCGACCGTCGACGCGCTGCGAGGGATCGGCCCCCGCCTTGCCGCCGCCCTCGGCGAGCACGGCGTCACCCGGGTCGTCGACCTGCTGCTCCACCTGCCGGCGCGCTACGAGGACCGAACTCAGCGGGTGGACCTCGGAGGCGCGCTCGCGGAGGACGCGCGGGTGCTGGTGTGGGGGCGGGTGGCGGTCGGATCCGCCCGGCACACCCGGCGGCGAGGCCTGCGCATCGTGACCGGCGTCGTCGACGACGGCTCCGGCACCCTGCCGGTGGTGTGGTTCAACCAGCCGTGGATCGACCGCCGGCTCGAGGGCGCGCGCCCGCTCTCCCTGTACGGCCAGCTGCGCCGGGGCCGCCGCGGCGGGCTCGAGCTCGTCAACCCGGAGGTCAACGACATCGAGGACGGCGGCGCCGAGCGCATCGTGCCCGTCTACCCGCGGCTCGGGCCGCTGGGGGGCCGCAGGCTGCGCCGGCTCATCGAGCAGGCGCTGCCGGCGCTGGGGTCGTGCCCGGACCCACTCCCTGCCGAGCTGCGCGATCGCCTCGGCCTTCCCGGGCTCGCCGTTGCCCTTGGGAGCCTCCACGACCCCGAGCCGCCGGCCGGCGAGCCGGAGCGGGTCGCCCTGGTCGACGCGCTGTGCCGGCGCGAGACCGCCGCCCACCGCCGGCTGGCTTTCCAGGAGCTGCTGGCGTTCGCGTGCGGGCTGGCGGAGCACCGGTCGCGCCGCGAGCGGCAGGCGGCTCCGCGCTGCCGGAGGGCTCCCCCGGTCGACGAGCTGGCGCGCGCGATGTTCCGGTTCGAGCTCACGAGCGCCCAGCGGCGCGTGATCCAGGAGATCGCGGACGACCTCGGGCGTCCGCACCCGATGGCCAGGCTGGTCCAGGGCGACGTCGGCTGCGGCAAGACCGCGGTCGCCGCCCTCGCCATGCGGCTGGTGCTCGACAGCGGCCACCAGGCGGCGCTGATGGCGCCCACCGAGCTGCTCGCCGAGCAGCACGCCAGGACCCTGGCTGGACACTTCCGGTCGAGCGGCTATCGGGTGACCCTGCTCAGCTCATCGCAGCCGGCCGCCGAGCGCCGGCAGGTGATCGAAGACCTGGCGGACGGCAGCGAGCGGCTGGTGGTCGGCACCCACGCGTTGATCCAGGCGCAGGTGGCCTTCCGCGAGCTCGGCCTCGTGGTGGTCGACGAGCAGCACCGTTTCGGGGTGATGCAGCGCCAGAGCCTGCTCGACAAGGGGCGCGAGCCGCACCTGTTGGTGATGACCGCGACCCCGATCCCGCGCTCACTGGCGCTGACCCTGTACGGAGACCTCGACCTGTCCATCATCGACGAGCTGCCGCCCGGTCGAACTCCGGTGACCACCGTCGTCCGGGCGTCGTCCGCGGCCCCGAAGGTCTTCGCCTTCCTGCGTGACGAGCTGGCGGCGGGTGGCCGCGCGTTCCTGGTCTACCCGACGATCGAGGGCGCGGATGATTCGGCGCTGCCGTCCCTCGAGCGGCGGGCGGCGGAGGTCGCTGCGGCCCTGCCTGGAGTGGCGCTCGGCGTCGTCCACGGGCGGATGCCGCGCGCCGACCGCGAGGCGGTGACCGAGCGCTTCCGCCGCGGCGACGTGCAGGCGCTGCTCACCACGACCGTGGTCGAGGTCGGGATCGATGTCCCAGAGGCGTCGGTGGTTGTCGTCGAGGGCGCCGAGAGCTTCGGCCTGTCCCAGCTCCACCAGCTGAGGGGGCGGGTGGGTCGCGGCGACCGCCGCTCCTGGTGCATCCTGGTCACCGGTGAGGACACCGGCGCACCGGCGCGCCGCCGGCTCGAAACCCTGGCCGGCTCGAGCGACGGGTTCGCGATCGCGGAGGTCGACCTCGAGCTGCGAGGGCCCGGCGAGCTGACAGGGTTGCGCCAGTGGGGCCCGGCCGGATTCCGGTTCGCGGACCTGCTGCGCCACGCCAAGGAGGTCGCGCTCGCCCGCGACGCGGCTCGCGGGCTGGCGGCGGAGGGCCGGCTCGCAGCGACCCGCGCCGAGCTCGCCCGCTACCACCGGATCGAGAGCGAGCTTCCGGCAGGATGACCCGGATCGCAGGCCCGCGTCGCCGGCGAGCACCGGGATGAGCGATCGGGAAGCGCCAGCCGCCGCCTGGCGTTACACTCCGCCGCAGATGGCGATGCAAAGGCGGCCGCTGGTTCGCGTGGCGATGTTGACCGTGGGCTGGGCACTGGTGGCGCTCGGCGCGATCGGTCTCGCGCTGCCCTTGCTGCAGGGCGTCCTGCTGATCCTGCTCGGGCTCTGGGTGCTATCGCGGGAGTCGACGGTGGCGAGACGGCTGCACGATCGGCTGCTCAACCGCTATCCGGGCCTTCGCACCGCCGTCGAGCGGGCCAAGGCGAGGATGCGCCGGGTCCGTCAGCGGCTGCGGCCGGAGGATTGACGCTTGCTCCCCGGGGGCCCCGCCTTTCCGGCCGGGATGCCGCACCGCACCACCCTGCTCGTGATCGCGGCGGCGGCGTCGGCGCTGCTCCGCGGCCGATGGTAGCAGCCCGCGGACCGACCATTGGTCGTCAGGAGCTGCGGTTACGATGATTGCTGCGGAGGAGAGGACACCGCGGCGGCTCGGTTCCGACTCGTTCCCGCTCCCGTCCCCGTTCCCGAAACGACCTGCCCGCGCGACGGCCGCCGCCAGCATGGGAGTGACAGGACACGGTTTCATGGGCTGAGCGATGATGAAGAACGCTCGGGAACGGGTACGGGAACGGGCCAACCGCCCGCCGGCTGTCAGCTGTCGGCGATCTTCGATCGTCATCCTCTACGGGACGGTTGCGGACCACGCTGCGGTGTCGCCGGACTCGAAGCCGTCGGCGAAGCCGGAGAACTCGTTCCAGTCGCCGACCGGGGTGAGGACCGGTCCCGCCACCTTGCAGGCGTGAATGTCGACCCCGGCGACGTCGCGGACGCCGCCCCGGTAGTAGAGGACGACATCGCTGCCTGCCACCGGCTCGCCGTTGACGATGGTCGTCGGGTTGACCGCGCAGCCGCCGCCGCCGTCAGACAGCTCGGTTGAGTGGTACTGCGACACCATGACGTCGTTCCTGGAGAAGTCGTCGGCTGGGAGCAGTCGGTCCTGGATGCCGGGAGTGACGAGGTAGCCGCGGCCCGACGCGGCGTCGCGAACCTCCCAGGTGACGCTGCCGTCCTCCCAGGTCCGCTCCGCCTCCTGGGCGATCGGCCCGGGCAGGCTGCCGCCGAGCTGGCTCACGGTGTCGCCGTCGGGGCCGCTGATGTCGAAGTCGAGGCGCCAGTACGCGTGGTGGCGGTGGGTGGCGCCGGAGCACGCGGTGCTGGAGGTGCCGAAGCCGAAGGTCGGCAGCACGGTGCCGTCCTGGTAGAACTCCCATCGCAGGGAGTAGCGGTACCATCCTGCCTGCCCCTCCGAGGTCAGCCGGATGTGGTCGGGAAAGTGCTCCACCGACACCCCCTCGAGGCACGGGCCCGGGCCGCCCCACGGGCAGTCCCCGGGCGGCGCCAGAGGATTGGTGGCGTGGTCGCAGACCGTTTCGGGGGGGAACGGGGGCTGGTAGAGCCCGGGCTCGATGGGGTTGTCGGTGCGGTAGGCCTGCTCGGAGTCGAGCCAGTCGCGGAAGCAGCCGCAGCCGCCGTCATCGTAGTCGACGTTGAGGATCGGCACGTGGGCGCGCTTGAACACCAGCGTGCCGCGGTAGTGGGCGTCGCGGATCTCGAGCCCGGAGCCGGAGGGCCCGCTGGACTCGGCCGGGCGGACCCAGCAGAGCTCCCAGACCGGGGCGGCGGCGGGCCAGCTCATCAGGTGCTCGCTGGTCCCGTTGCAGGTGGGGGAAGCGGCGCGGGCGGGCGCGGACGCGACCGCCAGCAGCACGCCCGAGAGCGCGAGCAGGCGCCGGGCGAGAGTCATCGCGGCACCCCCTGGTCCCAGGTGTCGCGGTGGACGATCGAGGCCGCGCCTTCCCTGGTCAGGTCGACGACCGCGCGAAACAGCGGCGCAGCGCCGGCGTCGACGCGGAACGCGAAGATCTGCAGGCACCTGGAGCGCGGTCCGCAGGGCTTGCCGGCCGGCTCATCGAGGATGAAGCCGCCGTCGACGTACGCGCGGTGGGTTTCGACCACGGCTGCCAGGGCGGGGTCGGCGGACACGACGGCAATCGCCTCCTCAATCTCCTCGGGAGATGGGGTTGGAATGCGTGGCCCAGGGCGACGGTCCACCAGGTGGCCCTGTTCGTCGTACGTCTGCTCGAAGGCGAGGCCCTGGCCGTAGTCGAAGACCAGCTCGACCCGTCCCCGCACACTGCGGCCGGCAACCTCCACCGTCTCGTCCCAGGCGCGGAGAACGCGCACGCCGTCGGCGCCGACTGCCGCACCGCCGCAGAGCGACGCGGCGAGCGCGGTGCCGGCGAGCGTCGCTCGAATCAACTTCCTTCCGGTCATCATCGGCCTCCTCGACTCACTGCGGCCTGCGGCCCGCAGCGGCGCGCCGCGGAGCGACGCCGGACCACGCGGTGGCGTCCCCGGACTCGAAGCCGTCCGCGAACACGAGGTTGGTGGGCGAGCTGTCGACGATCCGGTACACGGCGCCGTTCGAGCCGTGATCGGCGAGGTAGAGCTCGCCCGCCTCGTCCTGGCCGAAGCAGGAGATGGTCATCGAGCTCTCGAGCAGCGGTGCGGACGACCAGCCGGAGCCGGCGGGCGCCGCGCCCCAGATGGTGCCGCTGCAGTAGTCGGCGTAGAGGTAGGTCCCCTGCAGGTTGGGATAGGACGCGCCCCGATAGCGATGGCCCCCGGTCACCGAGCAGCCGTCGCCGTGCGAGTACTCGGCGATCGGGGCGGTGTACTGGCTGGGGCCGCCGCAGCCCGCGGTGTTGTAGGGGTGGTTGCCCTCGTAGCAGCGCCAGCCGTAGTTCTCCCCGCCGTCGCTCCCGGCCGGCTGGTGGTCGATTTCCTCCCAGGCGTTCTGGCCGACGTCGCCGACGAACAGGTCGCCGGTTGAGCGGTCGAAGCTGAAGCGCCACGGGTTGCGCAGGCCGAGAGCCCAGATCTCGTCCTCGCCGGCGGCGCCGACGAACGGGTTGTCCGGCGGGATCGAGTAGTTGCGGTCGGGGTCGGCGGGAAGGTCGTCGCCCTGGGGGTCGATGCGCAGGATCTTGCCGAGCAGCACGCTCGTGCTCTGGGCCCGGTCGCCCGGGTCGCCCGCCGAGCCGCCGTCGCCGAGGCCGATGTAGAGGAGGCCGTCAGGCCCGAAGGCGATGGTGCCCCCGTTGTGGTTTCCGTAGGGCTGAGGGTAGCGCAGCAGCACGATCTCGCTCGCCGGGTCGACCTGGTTCGGGTCGCCGGCGTCGACGGTGAAGCGGGAGATCGTGGTGAAGTGGTCGACGGCGGGGTCGCCGGTGGTATCGGGCGCGCTGTAGTGGACGTAGAGCAGGCGGTTCGACTCGAAGCCGGGGTCGAAGGCGAGTCCGAGCAGCCCCTGCTCGCCGCCGGAGATCGACTGGGCGGTGACGTCGAGGAACGGCGTCGGCAGCAGCTGGCTCCCGTCCCAGATCCGGACCAGGCCGTCCTGCTCGCCGATGAACAGCCGCCCGGAGCCGTCGCCGGCGTTGGCAATGATCGCGGGATTGGTGAGGCCGCCGACGACCAGCTCGAGGGAAAGCACCGGGTCGGTGGCCGCCGCGGGTGCGGCCGCCGCCGCGACCACGAGCGAGGCCAGCACCAGGGACGTGCGCGCCGGTGCTGCGGGGTGTCCGTACATGGTGCTGCTCTCCTGCGGGCTGGCTTTCACCGGGCCTGCCAGACGGCGACTGAAACGCGACTGACTCTCAAAACCGTCGACCCTTTCACGCGTATTCCAGGCCCTCCGCCGGCGCGTTCAAGGGCCGGCCACCTCCTCTCGGATGTGTTTTCGTCAATTTCGATGTCCGAGCTCGGCTGAGAAACCTGGCTCAGCGTGGCCGAGGGACCTCGTCACAAGGGAGGGAATCGATGATCATGCGCAGCCGAGCTCGGAGATCGAAGGGGGTCAGGGGAGGGGGACGGCGCACTCCGGCCCGTCGTAGGCAGGGCT of the Thermoanaerobaculales bacterium genome contains:
- a CDS encoding AAA family ATPase — encoded protein: MTDKGRPAPAEAPGEGRRRMDEITPPIILQELRKGVLGQNIALRFVSVAIYKHTTGKVSGNILLIGNSGTGKTTIMNNIQRMYHDVPEYRPFRAMTIINANLLVDAERMEFQPSRLFSAVEQRARSLLGPKPGPDELRATMERATICIDEIDKMSSIVAGKPNPIGVVLQQGLLTLMEGEQVAYRTFANVDGEDKQVTITINTEHMMFICGGAFEGLYDQVYFRVVSPSSGEKLKSQAIQTADGQVRIETRFELADYLKPEDLFTYGMVPQFMSRFDNVVLLRSLDVPILKEILLCSVDSPFNRSRRYFEVMDIRLEIEDVAAAIIAEEAEKNSRTGARALRTVFGRIINRLEFDPWQHEGLEALPGGGHRLVIDREMARRAVASRNDS
- a CDS encoding FHA domain-containing protein; protein product: MARLYLVYSDPEHGEQRVALSGDRSWRIGASPDNDIVIGHNDISRHHAILRIRQGSSHITDLNSKNGTFVNGRRVASATVRIGDVIHLSSTRMVIEEQGAADAASGSAGDDTSPRRPPGTAVDETQGFSGRASAEDIVSLLVTTAGAVRRGAIGEPLSWAVERFGLSALVVLYRDDDGNVSMVSSAGDLGALVRSSEALARIAREHGGRQSGTRISEISELGEKLLVAPMQRDHVLVARFEGAPPAVGDMRAVIAAVEAVLCSGNPPCPSGLAPGDRRDPELRRFGSPLHRIAGLSEVVNECKRRAAEFAGGGRPVLLAGEPGTGKALVARVIHDLSKCSGGPFVTAAALAPGPGEILVFDSDDGPSRFDQARGGTLYISDLGLVPIADQERLRELLWPAGAASLPPPAQARIVVGVVGSVAEGIARGTLHGELVSPLRASSLELPPLREHSEDIPLLVTHFQREVGGRRGGAGSGFTVAALEALTAYRWPGNVGELRAEILRLMTRAASDLVVEVADLSPRIREELAAADAPPPDLGALASRPLADARADFERWRIQRALVDAGWNQSLAAQRLGLSRAGLFKKMRKLGLAGNEGRGP
- a CDS encoding LD-carboxypeptidase: MASRFVPLAPGEPIGVVALSGPVDRVKLEAGLRVLERWGHPVVLAPNLRARSGYLAGDDSARLAGLREVIAEGARLLLAARGGYGVTRLLPRLDLAELAAAGVRFVGYSDISALLNALVAAGGPQQVHGPMAAAGLARPGNERRLRRLLDGELVGETLFRFDARRVVRPGQAAGRAVGGNLSLLESLIGTPHEPQWEGSVLFLEEVGEPLYRLDRLLTHLRSSGRLRGVKALICGSLRGCGPVAQRSERWREMVAEAAPGQAAVVVDLPFGHAARNLAFPIGALVEVDTEVGAIRWSR
- a CDS encoding cyclic nucleotide-binding domain-containing protein translates to MAKFKSTASKRTPPKKGSHDSLEPMRTRFPGGTVIFSEGDLGLTMYVIESGEVEIRKRIAGSERVLAVLGKGDFFGEMCMLEDAYPRSATAVAVTDVEAVIIDQSAFTFILRHNPEIAVRMMRKLTDRLRRTNQLLEEAGAEKVELDDSGNGDRVEPASDPKARLVEISSGIVFPLADQPETTIGRIDPVTGIHPEIDLTPIDVKRSTSRRHARIRRESDGGFNVIEDVGTMNGTFVNGVRLAAGRAFPIKPGDTVTFGTIQCRFETDDMV
- the recG gene encoding ATP-dependent DNA helicase RecG — encoded protein: MTRPDRTPSPFATVDALRGIGPRLAAALGEHGVTRVVDLLLHLPARYEDRTQRVDLGGALAEDARVLVWGRVAVGSARHTRRRGLRIVTGVVDDGSGTLPVVWFNQPWIDRRLEGARPLSLYGQLRRGRRGGLELVNPEVNDIEDGGAERIVPVYPRLGPLGGRRLRRLIEQALPALGSCPDPLPAELRDRLGLPGLAVALGSLHDPEPPAGEPERVALVDALCRRETAAHRRLAFQELLAFACGLAEHRSRRERQAAPRCRRAPPVDELARAMFRFELTSAQRRVIQEIADDLGRPHPMARLVQGDVGCGKTAVAALAMRLVLDSGHQAALMAPTELLAEQHARTLAGHFRSSGYRVTLLSSSQPAAERRQVIEDLADGSERLVVGTHALIQAQVAFRELGLVVVDEQHRFGVMQRQSLLDKGREPHLLVMTATPIPRSLALTLYGDLDLSIIDELPPGRTPVTTVVRASSAAPKVFAFLRDELAAGGRAFLVYPTIEGADDSALPSLERRAAEVAAALPGVALGVVHGRMPRADREAVTERFRRGDVQALLTTTVVEVGIDVPEASVVVVEGAESFGLSQLHQLRGRVGRGDRRSWCILVTGEDTGAPARRRLETLAGSSDGFAIAEVDLELRGPGELTGLRQWGPAGFRFADLLRHAKEVALARDAARGLAAEGRLAATRAELARYHRIESELPAG
- a CDS encoding PGPGW domain-containing protein; protein product: MAMQRRPLVRVAMLTVGWALVALGAIGLALPLLQGVLLILLGLWVLSRESTVARRLHDRLLNRYPGLRTAVERAKARMRRVRQRLRPED
- a CDS encoding PQQ-dependent sugar dehydrogenase, with protein sequence MYGHPAAPARTSLVLASLVVAAAAAPAAATDPVLSLELVVGGLTNPAIIANAGDGSGRLFIGEQDGLVRIWDGSQLLPTPFLDVTAQSISGGEQGLLGLAFDPGFESNRLLYVHYSAPDTTGDPAVDHFTTISRFTVDAGDPNQVDPASEIVLLRYPQPYGNHNGGTIAFGPDGLLYIGLGDGGSAGDPGDRAQSTSVLLGKILRIDPQGDDLPADPDRNYSIPPDNPFVGAAGEDEIWALGLRNPWRFSFDRSTGDLFVGDVGQNAWEEIDHQPAGSDGGENYGWRCYEGNHPYNTAGCGGPSQYTAPIAEYSHGDGCSVTGGHRYRGASYPNLQGTYLYADYCSGTIWGAAPAGSGWSSAPLLESSMTISCFGQDEAGELYLADHGSNGAVYRIVDSSPTNLVFADGFESGDATAWSGVAPRRAAAGRRPQ